From the Lactuca sativa cultivar Salinas chromosome 9, Lsat_Salinas_v11, whole genome shotgun sequence genome, the window GCTGCTGGTGGTCGCCGCTCCTTGCTGCTGGTGGTCGCCGATTTCACTGCCCATCCTCCATCTCCTTCGTCTTCAACATCACAGCACAcaggtttgttttttttttttttttatttttttgtccaGAAGTGTGAAATAAAATTGCTTCAAGGAGTAAACCAACAGCATGTATAGACAATGGTGGATCCCCATAATTATGAGAAACTCTTCTACGAGGTTCGCCTCTTTGGGAAAGACTAATCTTCATCTTTGGAGTTACTGTTGCTATATCTATCCCTTCAAACACATGAAGAGCAGCTTCTATGTTTCCCTTTTGATATTCATATCTCCCTAACAACGCTCTTGCTTCCTATTTTACAATAACATTCAATTACCAATTCTAATAGACTTTCTTAACCAAAAGAAAGATTAAAACTTGTTCTATGGGTTCAATTCAAACCAGGAAATAAGAAAAAATGTAAAAAGTTTAGAGAAACAACCTCAAAATTTAAGGAACCATTTTCACGAAGAGATGATTCGGCTTCTTCAATATTACCCGTATCTGGCCTCCTATCGTTTTCACCAGTGGCTTGAGAAGAATAAGCACCAGAGGAACAATCCTCCACAGCTAATGATTCTGATGAAGCTGTGAAATATGATTGAAGAAAGAAGCTGTGAAATAAGCTTTGAAGCTGTGAAATAAGATGATAATCTCATGATTTGAATGGTTTCATAAGGGCATAATTGACCTTTTTTTTTACAGATCCACCATAGAgagaatttttgttttgttataattctaGCAGTTAGAGATATTGCAAGCATAAATTGAGTTAAAATTCTGCTTTAGTGCTTTGTTATAATTCTAGGAGTTTGTGTTTTGTTCTTTAATTAGAGCCATGATTTATGTTTAGGTTCATGAATTTTTGTGTTGAATTGTTATGAATGTTGGGTAAAATCATAATCCTTGCTGAAATCATATACTTATATTGTGAAATCATAAACTCGTATATTAGTTTATATGCTGAAATCATTAGCTCAAATGGTTTTTTTAAACTTATTTGTTGAATTGTTATCACTTGTATTTCTTGAATGGAGATCAAGTTTATGCTTCTTTTCAAGTTTGTCCTTAAATTGTTGAATATGCTAAACGTATTTGTTGATTATGTTGAAATATGATTAATCTTTTTTGCTAaagtatgtattttatatttttttgttattagcGATGGGAGATAAACATACATGGACCAATGAGCAAACAAAATGCTTATTGCTCACTTGTATTGAAGAAGTACAAACCGTGGGTAGAAAAGGTTTGAGTTTGCACAAACAATCATGGCACAAGTTAGGAACAACCATTAAGGAAAAATATGGCGTGGATTTGAGTCAACGACAATTAAAAAACGCCTATGATAACCTTAAAGCCAAATACACAGGATGGTTGTACTTAAAAAATAAAACTGGAAACCTTTACAATCCCCAAACAAATACTTTTAATTTAACAAATGAGGAGTGGGAGGACTTTAAAAaggtatatatacacacacatatttatatgtattttgtttatatagttGCCAATTCTTATATTACTTTTGTTACATTGATTGCGTTTAGGGACATCCGAAAGCCGCTTCTTTGAAAACCGTCCCATTATTGTTTCCAGAGCTTTGTGCAGAACTCTTTGATGGAAACAGTGCATCTGGTAATCTCAGTTATGCCACATCCCAAACACCATCGGGACATGGATCATCTTCTTTCCATGTCGCACCACTACATCTTATGGACGCCCCTTCTATTAACATAGATGAGGATGATTTCTTTTCCAATCATACTAGTGAGCATTTTACTCAACCTTCACCTTCTGCTACTTCACCTTCTGCTGCTTCACCTTCTGCTGCTTCACCTTCTGGTAACCCCAACAAAAGGGCCAAACCCTCAACTCCTAGACCTAGAGCTCCTAGTGCCTCACCTGATCCACCTTCTTCTGCCTCGCCTAAAGCTTCTATTACTGCTGATGATTTAGCATTGGAGATGCAAAAAGCTCTACGTCATTTGACTCAAGGGCCAACAATTCCCCAATGTTTAGAGAAGCTTGAGTTGCTCGAGTTAGACCCAATAGACCCTCTACGATTTGCTGCGTATCACATTTTTGGAGGGACCATGAGTATGAGAGAGATGTGGGTAAATTTGCCTAATGATCCACGAATATTAAGAGGATGGATCGAGATGACAGCTACAAGCTTGGGAGTTTTAAAGGATGGAAAGATCGTTCGTTGACTTTATATGTTTGAGTTGTTTAGGTTTTAATTGCATGTTTTGGAACTATATGGTTATGTTTTTTGGTTATTTCTACTTGAATGTTATTTTTAGTATTTGGTACTTGagatttatgttatgttatttggtacttgaaattcatgttatgttttttggtacttgaaatttatgttatgttttttggtacttgaaatttatgttatgttttttggcgcttgaaatttattttatatttttttgtacttgagatttaagttatgtttttatcttatgttatgttatgttttgtTGATTAATAGGTTTGTAATGGATCACGACAAAAAGATATTACTCATAATTCTTATGTACTTGTACGTCCGCTACTTTTGGAAGAGAGGTGTCAAACGAGTGCGGGACAACGATTCGGAAATGACAGGacatgaatttacgttagagttacTTCACCGTAATCCTCTACAATGTCTTGAAGTGCTACGTATGTCCCGTGAATCATTTGTTCGGCTATGTGCTCATTTTAGAGTACACTACACGTTAAAGGATAGCAAACATGTGTCGGTTGAGGAGAAGATGGCTATGTTTTTGATGATGATCGGTCATAACCAACGTTATGTGATTATCAAGCGGAGATTTCAACACTCAAAGCAAACAATTCATAAGTTTTTTCATGAAGTGTTGGACAAAATGTTGCTTTTCGCACATGACATTATAGTGCCAACTTCTTTTAATCCGAATCCAAATATTCCGGGACATAATAGGAGGCTACGACGGGTGTTCAAGGGAGCAGTTGGTGCACTTgatggcactttgatacatgcTGTTGTCCCTGCAAACAAACGGGATTTATATAGAAGTAGGGGAAAAGGCGATTGTTACCAAAACGTATTGGCAATATGTGACTTCAACATGATGTTTACGTTTGTTGTGGCCGGTTGGGAAGGGATAGCACACGATTCTAGAATTTTATCAGAAGCATTAGCAAATCCACATGCACCATTCCCGCTCCCACCACCAGGTAAATTTATGGTTATTTAAATAGTTTTATCTTAGCTTGAAAAataaatgacttttttttttttttttttttttttgcttttttacagataaatattatctttgtgatgccgCCTATGCAAACATTCGAGGTTTTATGGCACCGTACCGTAATGTAAGGTATTGGCTTGGAGATTTCCGTCGAAGACGTGCATTAAcgaataaagaaaaatttaaccATGCACATGCAAAACTTCGGAATGTCATTGAGCGGGCTTTTGGTGTCTTGAAAGCACGATTCCCTATATTGAAGAGGATGGCACCATTCTCGTTGGTTACACAACGAAACATAACCCTAGCATGTTTTGCGCTTCATAATTTTATAAGAAGAGAGGGACTACGTGATGAGTTTTTTGCACGATATGATGAACCAAATGTCTCGGTTCGGAATAACAATGCAGTCGTTGATAATGATGAAGATGAGATTCCAACACATGGTACTGCAGCGGACCGTGAATATATGACCCAGTTACGGGATGAAATTGCCGAGCAATTGATGCAAAATATGGAATGAAAATTATTAAAGTTTGGTTCtatgaattttatttaaaaatgttattaTAAGACTAATTTGGTTGTTTGaattttatttcaatgttttaaaactACTATTATTAAATTTTTGGTATTAAAAAACTATCTTCGGTTTattaaattagtttattttaaattttttaatatctgcagcagtctgcagatgttaaaaaaacaaacatgcttctcATTACAGTCTGCAGcactttggtccacctcttctgctgcagaggaccgcagaggtggtcc encodes:
- the LOC128129272 gene encoding protein NPGR2-like yields the protein MVDLFFLQSYFTASSESLAVEDCSSGAYSSQATGENDRRPDTGNIEEAESSLRENGSLNFEEARALLGRYEYQKGNIEAALHVFEGIDIATVTPKMKISLSQRGEPRRRVSHNYGDPPLSIHAVGLLLEAILFHTSGQKNKKKKKTNLCAVMLKTKEMEDGQ